A single region of the Drosophila miranda strain MSH22 chromosome 2, D.miranda_PacBio2.1, whole genome shotgun sequence genome encodes:
- the LOC108156231 gene encoding uncharacterized protein LOC108156231 isoform X4: protein MDGDPFEESDPASTKKQRELVLEVARQRPATNVAKSIVAYEEQPDLSSLVVLLEEISKNSEYSTDLRLSTEYYGNHLLRRCKNKNVPRRVALGCGGSAIQSLGKIYADRVEYIGQTTEHINESMSSAQREASEKNTSGHPLSLYSQESSAPKPEEPRKRRVKKLAQKTVDPFLVNLEPRAFKTMSEEKRFSTTGMAKCSRNRTIEYLYQDHTPPNLWRNAPIVDPRQASEIDEKKQYKLFSYHIEHRYNTLLPDIQFERLSLIKEYVNSQNLSQDILNVHMTTDEFLSEYIALENQMLASRYGATVRARTSGSMLAETMKRTLEAVEIDASCNKKSRTEDEAMEAFDSSIGTMPEEVTEPMEVNETLNPREKLQTLNSSDSGLGMTLDITTLDSSKLESAALSASLVEGPALSSTLLPATRNEYSNESSILDTADSEMNALTIGSEKPKDIDERRLQSLSPKVMVRDILPGVPNKDTVTVLIDDEMRALVGITEDEPPERPPTFVEEVVTIPIEVCYPLELNIFGIPEARLRRRKLFKLPTDFDLFKKARIPPKRDAEPKPPKAVRLLTPAIVEYTEESATGRERNDPMRLSLEFDLDNNFLGFRRSTHDSGVDDMRYDSRPISVETLLGFSEPTDGDEGPADDKKLVAAALDKCDSGLDATQLESRANESANVDGSGLNDTQTDKAGLPVNATQLEAAALPANGQANGDDSGLDATQLDAAAMSADDQPKADIPALDTTQPDAGASVPVNDQTNLDDCGLGTTQIDSILSSLNINEAPTNPSRPGSAMAHDDWREDANSTHGSDLGVDNPFRIDKGGFSDSSDLVRDWHIKIAPMLEVAHERQNFKFEDLGTEIIETCQQRHGRATLADVMRGKDNTTMGRHFFASLKLLNDGNIVLKNVDRDKSKPIDISEYKMQLMSTERKQVHPEDDIGNLNVVKTKPAADKKRLKRKSTEVVPVTAEAHVKMVRLIKAIPKVSQSRDDGDSGISSMASSAMWSEKNQ, encoded by the exons ATGGACGGGGACCCGTTTGAGGAATCCG ATCCCGCTTCCACCAAAAAGCAGAGGGAGCTGGTCTTAGAGGTGGCTAGGCAACGGCCTGCAACAAATGTCGCCAAGAGCATCGTTGCATATGAGGAGCAGCCAGATCTCTCCAGCCTGGTGGTGCTCCTCGAGGAGATCAGTAAGAACTCTGAATACTCCACGGACCTACGTCTCTCCACGGAATAT TACGGCAATCATCTGCTGCGGCGTTGCAAGAACAAGAATGTGCCGCGTCGTGTTGCGCTCGGTTGTGGCGGCAGTGCCATCCAGTCGTTGGGAAAGATCTATGCCGATCGCGTGGAGTACATCGGCCAAACCACGGAGCACATAAACGAGTCAATGTCATCAGCGCAACGCGAAGCCAGTGAAAAGAATACCAGTGG CCATCCCCTTTCTCTTTACAGCCAGGAGAGCAGTGCACCCAAGCCGGAAGAACCACGGAAGCGCCGAGTAAAAAAACTCGCGCAAAAGACCGTTGATCCGTTTTTGGTGAATCTAGAACCGCGAGCCTTCAAGACAATGTCCGAGGAGAAGCGGTTTAGTACAACGGGCATGGCAAAGTGTAGCAGAAACAGAACGATCGAGTATCTGTACCAGGACCATACGCCGCCCAATCTGTGGCGAAATGCCCCGATCGTGGATCCCCGTCAGGCCTCGGAGATCGATGAAAAGAAGCAGTATAAACTGTTTTCTTATCACATCGAGCACCGCTACAATACGCTGCTCCCCGACATACAATTCGAGCGACTCAGTCTGATTAAAGAGTACGTTAATTCGCAGAATCTTAGTCAGGATATTCTCAACGTTCACATGACCACGGATGAGTTTCTCTCTGAATACATTGCCCTGGAGAACCAAATGCTGGCCTCGCGCTATGGTGCCACAGTGAGGGCGAGAACCAGTGGAAGCATGTTGGCGGAAACAATGAAAAGGACGCTCGAGGCGGTGGAGATCGATGCCAGCTGCAATAAAAAGTCGCGAACAGAAGATGAAGCAATGGAGGCATTTGACTCATCTATCGGGACGATGCCAGAAGAGGTGACGGAGCCTATGGAAGTGAATGAAACGCTAAACCCGAGGGAAAAGTTGCAAACGTTAAACTCATCGGACTCGGGTCTGGGTATGACCCTGGATATCACGACGCTGGACAGCAGCAAACTTGAGAGTGCCGCTTTGAGTGCAAGCCTAGTGGAAGGACCTGCTTTGAGCAGCACCCTCCTGCCAGCTACACGGAACGAGTACTCGAATGAGTCGAGTATCTTGGACACTGCGGACTCTGAAATGAATGCGTTGACAATCGGTTCCGAAAAGCCGAAAG ATATCGACGAACGTCGCCTGCAGTCGCTGTCGCCCAAGGTGATGGTCAGAGATATTCTACCAGGAGTGCCCAACAAGGATACCGTCACTGTGCTCATCGATGACGAGATGCGGGCTCTGGTTGGTATAACGGAAGACGAACCTCCTGAACGGCCGCCCACTTTCGTCGAAGAAGTTGTGACCATTCCAATAGAAGTCTGTTATCCGCTTGAATTGAACATTTTTGGGATTCCCGAAGCCCGTCTAAGACGGAGAAAACTTTTCAAGCTTCCAACAGACTTCGATTTGTTCAAGAAGGCT CGCATTCCCCCCAAACGAGATGCAGAACCAAAGCCTCCAAAAGCTGTCCGACTGTTGACACCTGCGATCGTAGAGTATACCGAAGAATCTGCCACAGGCAGAGAACGTAATGATCCAATGAGGCTAAGCTTGGAGTTTGACTTGGATAATA ATTTCTTGGGCTTTCGGCGATCCACCCACGACTCTGGCGTTGACGACATGAGGTACGATTCGCGGCCAATATCGGTTGAAACACTTCTTGGATTTAGCGAACCTACCGACGGGGACGAAGGTCCTGCAGATGACAAAAAACTTGTCGCCGCAGCGTTGGATAAATGTGACAGTGGTTTAGATGCCACACAACTTGAGTCACGAGCAAATGAATCCGCCAACGTGGACGGCAGTGGCTTAAATGACACACAAACTGACAAAGCAGGGCTGCCTGTAAATGCCACACAACTAGAGGCAGCAGCATTGCCTGCAAATGGGCAAGCCAACGGTGACGACAGTGGCTTAGATGCCACACAACTTGACGCAGCAGCTATGTCTGCAGATGATCAACCCAAGGCAGATATCCCTGCTCTAGATACCACACAACCAGATGCAGGAGCATCGGTGCCAGTAAATGATCAAACCAACCTAGACGACTGTGGCTTAGGTACCACACAAATTGACTCAATTTTAAGTAGTTTAAACATAAACGAAGCGCCGACGAACCCAAGCAGACCTGGAAGTGCGATGGCCCACGACGACTGGAGGGAAGATGCGAACAGTACTCATGGCAGTGACCTGGGAGTTGATAATCCGTTCCGAATTGACAAAGGAGGCTTTTCAGACTCCAGCGATCTG GTGAGGGATTGGCACATAAAAATAGCGCCCATGCTGGAAGTAGCTCACGAAAGGCAGAATTTCAAATTTGAAGATTTGGGAACCGAGATCATCGAAACGTGTCAGCAGCGCCATGGCAGAGCTACACTGGCCGATGTGATGCGGGGCAAAGATAATACCACCATGGGTCGGCATTTTTTTGCCTCATTGAAATTG CTCAATGACGGGAATATAGTGCTGAAAAATGTAGATCGTGATAAAAGCAAGCCCATCGACATTTCCGAGTATAAAATGCAACTCATGAGTACGGAGCGCAAACAGGTCCATCCAGAAGATGATATTGGCAATTTGAATGTGGTTAAGACAAAGCCGGCTGCGGATAAGAAACGACTAAAACGCAAGTCAACGGAAGTTGTTCCAGTGACAGCAGAAGCGCATGTGAAAATGGTGCGATTAATTAAGGCCATACCGAAAGTTTCCCAATCGCGAGATGATGGGGACTCTGGTATATCGTCGATGGCTTCTTCTGCGATGTGGTCGGAGAAGAATCAGTAG
- the LOC108156231 gene encoding uncharacterized protein LOC108156231 isoform X2, with amino-acid sequence MDGDPFEESDPASTKKQRELVLEVARQRPATNVAKSIVAYEEQPDLSSLVVLLEEISKNSEYSTDLRLSTEYYGNHLLRRCKNKNVPRRVALGCGGSAIQSLGKIYADRVEYIGQTTEHINESMSSAQREASEKNTSGQESSAPKPEEPRKRRVKKLAQKTVDPFLVNLEPRAFKTMSEEKRFSTTGMAKCSRNRTIEYLYQDHTPPNLWRNAPIVDPRQASEIDEKKQYKLFSYHIEHRYNTLLPDIQFERLSLIKEYVNSQNLSQDILNVHMTTDEFLSEYIALENQMLASRYGATVRARTSGSMLAETMKRTLEAVEIDASCNKKSRTEDEAMEAFDSSIGTMPEEVTEPMEVNETLNPREKLQTLNSSDSGLGMTLDITTLDSSKLESAALSASLVEGPALSSTLLPATRNEYSNESSILDTADSEMNALTIGSEKPKVFAGLSSDDEGVVLSDIDERRLQSLSPKVMVRDILPGVPNKDTVTVLIDDEMRALVGITEDEPPERPPTFVEEVVTIPIEVCYPLELNIFGIPEARLRRRKLFKLPTDFDLFKKARIPPKRDAEPKPPKAVRLLTPAIVEYTEESATGRERNDPMRLSLEFDLDNNFLGFRRSTHDSGVDDMRYDSRPISVETLLGFSEPTDGDEGPADDKKLVAAALDKCDSGLDATQLESRANESANVDGSGLNDTQTDKAGLPVNATQLEAAALPANGQANGDDSGLDATQLDAAAMSADDQPKADIPALDTTQPDAGASVPVNDQTNLDDCGLGTTQIDSILSSLNINEAPTNPSRPGSAMAHDDWREDANSTHGSDLGVDNPFRIDKGGFSDSSDLVRDWHIKIAPMLEVAHERQNFKFEDLGTEIIETCQQRHGRATLADVMRGKDNTTMGRHFFASLKLLNDGNIVLKNVDRDKSKPIDISEYKMQLMSTERKQVHPEDDIGNLNVVKTKPAADKKRLKRKSTEVVPVTAEAHVKMVRLIKAIPKVSQSRDDGDSGISSMASSAMWSEKNQ; translated from the exons ATGGACGGGGACCCGTTTGAGGAATCCG ATCCCGCTTCCACCAAAAAGCAGAGGGAGCTGGTCTTAGAGGTGGCTAGGCAACGGCCTGCAACAAATGTCGCCAAGAGCATCGTTGCATATGAGGAGCAGCCAGATCTCTCCAGCCTGGTGGTGCTCCTCGAGGAGATCAGTAAGAACTCTGAATACTCCACGGACCTACGTCTCTCCACGGAATAT TACGGCAATCATCTGCTGCGGCGTTGCAAGAACAAGAATGTGCCGCGTCGTGTTGCGCTCGGTTGTGGCGGCAGTGCCATCCAGTCGTTGGGAAAGATCTATGCCGATCGCGTGGAGTACATCGGCCAAACCACGGAGCACATAAACGAGTCAATGTCATCAGCGCAACGCGAAGCCAGTGAAAAGAATACCAGTGG CCAGGAGAGCAGTGCACCCAAGCCGGAAGAACCACGGAAGCGCCGAGTAAAAAAACTCGCGCAAAAGACCGTTGATCCGTTTTTGGTGAATCTAGAACCGCGAGCCTTCAAGACAATGTCCGAGGAGAAGCGGTTTAGTACAACGGGCATGGCAAAGTGTAGCAGAAACAGAACGATCGAGTATCTGTACCAGGACCATACGCCGCCCAATCTGTGGCGAAATGCCCCGATCGTGGATCCCCGTCAGGCCTCGGAGATCGATGAAAAGAAGCAGTATAAACTGTTTTCTTATCACATCGAGCACCGCTACAATACGCTGCTCCCCGACATACAATTCGAGCGACTCAGTCTGATTAAAGAGTACGTTAATTCGCAGAATCTTAGTCAGGATATTCTCAACGTTCACATGACCACGGATGAGTTTCTCTCTGAATACATTGCCCTGGAGAACCAAATGCTGGCCTCGCGCTATGGTGCCACAGTGAGGGCGAGAACCAGTGGAAGCATGTTGGCGGAAACAATGAAAAGGACGCTCGAGGCGGTGGAGATCGATGCCAGCTGCAATAAAAAGTCGCGAACAGAAGATGAAGCAATGGAGGCATTTGACTCATCTATCGGGACGATGCCAGAAGAGGTGACGGAGCCTATGGAAGTGAATGAAACGCTAAACCCGAGGGAAAAGTTGCAAACGTTAAACTCATCGGACTCGGGTCTGGGTATGACCCTGGATATCACGACGCTGGACAGCAGCAAACTTGAGAGTGCCGCTTTGAGTGCAAGCCTAGTGGAAGGACCTGCTTTGAGCAGCACCCTCCTGCCAGCTACACGGAACGAGTACTCGAATGAGTCGAGTATCTTGGACACTGCGGACTCTGAAATGAATGCGTTGACAATCGGTTCCGAAAAGCCGAAAG TTTTTGCAGGCCTGTCTTCTGACGACGAAGGTGTTGTACTTTCAGATATCGACGAACGTCGCCTGCAGTCGCTGTCGCCCAAGGTGATGGTCAGAGATATTCTACCAGGAGTGCCCAACAAGGATACCGTCACTGTGCTCATCGATGACGAGATGCGGGCTCTGGTTGGTATAACGGAAGACGAACCTCCTGAACGGCCGCCCACTTTCGTCGAAGAAGTTGTGACCATTCCAATAGAAGTCTGTTATCCGCTTGAATTGAACATTTTTGGGATTCCCGAAGCCCGTCTAAGACGGAGAAAACTTTTCAAGCTTCCAACAGACTTCGATTTGTTCAAGAAGGCT CGCATTCCCCCCAAACGAGATGCAGAACCAAAGCCTCCAAAAGCTGTCCGACTGTTGACACCTGCGATCGTAGAGTATACCGAAGAATCTGCCACAGGCAGAGAACGTAATGATCCAATGAGGCTAAGCTTGGAGTTTGACTTGGATAATA ATTTCTTGGGCTTTCGGCGATCCACCCACGACTCTGGCGTTGACGACATGAGGTACGATTCGCGGCCAATATCGGTTGAAACACTTCTTGGATTTAGCGAACCTACCGACGGGGACGAAGGTCCTGCAGATGACAAAAAACTTGTCGCCGCAGCGTTGGATAAATGTGACAGTGGTTTAGATGCCACACAACTTGAGTCACGAGCAAATGAATCCGCCAACGTGGACGGCAGTGGCTTAAATGACACACAAACTGACAAAGCAGGGCTGCCTGTAAATGCCACACAACTAGAGGCAGCAGCATTGCCTGCAAATGGGCAAGCCAACGGTGACGACAGTGGCTTAGATGCCACACAACTTGACGCAGCAGCTATGTCTGCAGATGATCAACCCAAGGCAGATATCCCTGCTCTAGATACCACACAACCAGATGCAGGAGCATCGGTGCCAGTAAATGATCAAACCAACCTAGACGACTGTGGCTTAGGTACCACACAAATTGACTCAATTTTAAGTAGTTTAAACATAAACGAAGCGCCGACGAACCCAAGCAGACCTGGAAGTGCGATGGCCCACGACGACTGGAGGGAAGATGCGAACAGTACTCATGGCAGTGACCTGGGAGTTGATAATCCGTTCCGAATTGACAAAGGAGGCTTTTCAGACTCCAGCGATCTG GTGAGGGATTGGCACATAAAAATAGCGCCCATGCTGGAAGTAGCTCACGAAAGGCAGAATTTCAAATTTGAAGATTTGGGAACCGAGATCATCGAAACGTGTCAGCAGCGCCATGGCAGAGCTACACTGGCCGATGTGATGCGGGGCAAAGATAATACCACCATGGGTCGGCATTTTTTTGCCTCATTGAAATTG CTCAATGACGGGAATATAGTGCTGAAAAATGTAGATCGTGATAAAAGCAAGCCCATCGACATTTCCGAGTATAAAATGCAACTCATGAGTACGGAGCGCAAACAGGTCCATCCAGAAGATGATATTGGCAATTTGAATGTGGTTAAGACAAAGCCGGCTGCGGATAAGAAACGACTAAAACGCAAGTCAACGGAAGTTGTTCCAGTGACAGCAGAAGCGCATGTGAAAATGGTGCGATTAATTAAGGCCATACCGAAAGTTTCCCAATCGCGAGATGATGGGGACTCTGGTATATCGTCGATGGCTTCTTCTGCGATGTGGTCGGAGAAGAATCAGTAG
- the LOC108156231 gene encoding uncharacterized protein LOC108156231 isoform X3, whose amino-acid sequence MDGDPFEESDPASTKKQRELVLEVARQRPATNVAKSIVAYEEQPDLSSLVVLLEEISKNSEYSTDLRLSTEYYGNHLLRRCKNKNVPRRVALGCGGSAIQSLGKIYADRVEYIGQTTEHINESMSSAQREASEKNTSGHPLSLYSQESSAPKPEEPRKRRVKKLAQKTVDPFLVNLEPRAFKTMSEEKRFSTTGMAKCSRNRTIEYLYQDHTPPNLWRNAPIVDPRQASEIDEKKQYKLFSYHIEHRYNTLLPDIQFERLSLIKEYVNSQNLSQDILNVHMTTDEFLSEYIALENQMLASRYGATVRARTSGSMLAETMKRTLEAVEIDASCNKKSRTEDEAMEAFDSSIGTMPEEVTEPMEVNETLNPREKLQTLNSSDSGLGMTLDITTLDSSKLESAALSASLVEGPALSSTLLPATRNEYSNESSILDTADSEMNALTIGSEKPKVFAGLSSDDEGVVLSDIDERRLQSLSPKVMVRDILPGVPNKDTVTVLIDDEMRALVGITEDEPPERPPTFVEEVVTIPIEVCYPLELNIFGIPEARLRRRKLFKLPTDFDLFKKARIPPKRDAEPKPPKAVRLLTPAIVEYTEESATGRERNDPMRLSLEFDLDNNFLGFRRSTHDSGVDDMRYDSRPISVETLLGFSEPTDGDEGPADDKKLVAAALDKCDSGLDATQLESRANESANVDGSGLNDTQTDKAGLPVNATQLEAAALPANGQANGDDSGLDATQLDAAAMSADDQPKADIPALDTTQPDAGASVPVNDQTNLDDCGLGTTQIDSILSSLNINEAPTNPSRPGSAMAHDDWREDANSTHGSDLGVDNPFRIDKGGFSDSSDLVRDWHIKIAPMLEVAHERQNFKFEDLGTEIIETCQQRHGRATLADVMRGKDNTTMGRHFFASLKLLNDGNIVLKNVDRDKSKPIDISEYKMQLMSTERKQVHPEDDIGNLNVVKTKPAADKKRLKRKSTEVVPVTAEAHVKMDLQMLHFSQLYCKIKRLPIAMQYFS is encoded by the exons ATGGACGGGGACCCGTTTGAGGAATCCG ATCCCGCTTCCACCAAAAAGCAGAGGGAGCTGGTCTTAGAGGTGGCTAGGCAACGGCCTGCAACAAATGTCGCCAAGAGCATCGTTGCATATGAGGAGCAGCCAGATCTCTCCAGCCTGGTGGTGCTCCTCGAGGAGATCAGTAAGAACTCTGAATACTCCACGGACCTACGTCTCTCCACGGAATAT TACGGCAATCATCTGCTGCGGCGTTGCAAGAACAAGAATGTGCCGCGTCGTGTTGCGCTCGGTTGTGGCGGCAGTGCCATCCAGTCGTTGGGAAAGATCTATGCCGATCGCGTGGAGTACATCGGCCAAACCACGGAGCACATAAACGAGTCAATGTCATCAGCGCAACGCGAAGCCAGTGAAAAGAATACCAGTGG CCATCCCCTTTCTCTTTACAGCCAGGAGAGCAGTGCACCCAAGCCGGAAGAACCACGGAAGCGCCGAGTAAAAAAACTCGCGCAAAAGACCGTTGATCCGTTTTTGGTGAATCTAGAACCGCGAGCCTTCAAGACAATGTCCGAGGAGAAGCGGTTTAGTACAACGGGCATGGCAAAGTGTAGCAGAAACAGAACGATCGAGTATCTGTACCAGGACCATACGCCGCCCAATCTGTGGCGAAATGCCCCGATCGTGGATCCCCGTCAGGCCTCGGAGATCGATGAAAAGAAGCAGTATAAACTGTTTTCTTATCACATCGAGCACCGCTACAATACGCTGCTCCCCGACATACAATTCGAGCGACTCAGTCTGATTAAAGAGTACGTTAATTCGCAGAATCTTAGTCAGGATATTCTCAACGTTCACATGACCACGGATGAGTTTCTCTCTGAATACATTGCCCTGGAGAACCAAATGCTGGCCTCGCGCTATGGTGCCACAGTGAGGGCGAGAACCAGTGGAAGCATGTTGGCGGAAACAATGAAAAGGACGCTCGAGGCGGTGGAGATCGATGCCAGCTGCAATAAAAAGTCGCGAACAGAAGATGAAGCAATGGAGGCATTTGACTCATCTATCGGGACGATGCCAGAAGAGGTGACGGAGCCTATGGAAGTGAATGAAACGCTAAACCCGAGGGAAAAGTTGCAAACGTTAAACTCATCGGACTCGGGTCTGGGTATGACCCTGGATATCACGACGCTGGACAGCAGCAAACTTGAGAGTGCCGCTTTGAGTGCAAGCCTAGTGGAAGGACCTGCTTTGAGCAGCACCCTCCTGCCAGCTACACGGAACGAGTACTCGAATGAGTCGAGTATCTTGGACACTGCGGACTCTGAAATGAATGCGTTGACAATCGGTTCCGAAAAGCCGAAAG TTTTTGCAGGCCTGTCTTCTGACGACGAAGGTGTTGTACTTTCAGATATCGACGAACGTCGCCTGCAGTCGCTGTCGCCCAAGGTGATGGTCAGAGATATTCTACCAGGAGTGCCCAACAAGGATACCGTCACTGTGCTCATCGATGACGAGATGCGGGCTCTGGTTGGTATAACGGAAGACGAACCTCCTGAACGGCCGCCCACTTTCGTCGAAGAAGTTGTGACCATTCCAATAGAAGTCTGTTATCCGCTTGAATTGAACATTTTTGGGATTCCCGAAGCCCGTCTAAGACGGAGAAAACTTTTCAAGCTTCCAACAGACTTCGATTTGTTCAAGAAGGCT CGCATTCCCCCCAAACGAGATGCAGAACCAAAGCCTCCAAAAGCTGTCCGACTGTTGACACCTGCGATCGTAGAGTATACCGAAGAATCTGCCACAGGCAGAGAACGTAATGATCCAATGAGGCTAAGCTTGGAGTTTGACTTGGATAATA ATTTCTTGGGCTTTCGGCGATCCACCCACGACTCTGGCGTTGACGACATGAGGTACGATTCGCGGCCAATATCGGTTGAAACACTTCTTGGATTTAGCGAACCTACCGACGGGGACGAAGGTCCTGCAGATGACAAAAAACTTGTCGCCGCAGCGTTGGATAAATGTGACAGTGGTTTAGATGCCACACAACTTGAGTCACGAGCAAATGAATCCGCCAACGTGGACGGCAGTGGCTTAAATGACACACAAACTGACAAAGCAGGGCTGCCTGTAAATGCCACACAACTAGAGGCAGCAGCATTGCCTGCAAATGGGCAAGCCAACGGTGACGACAGTGGCTTAGATGCCACACAACTTGACGCAGCAGCTATGTCTGCAGATGATCAACCCAAGGCAGATATCCCTGCTCTAGATACCACACAACCAGATGCAGGAGCATCGGTGCCAGTAAATGATCAAACCAACCTAGACGACTGTGGCTTAGGTACCACACAAATTGACTCAATTTTAAGTAGTTTAAACATAAACGAAGCGCCGACGAACCCAAGCAGACCTGGAAGTGCGATGGCCCACGACGACTGGAGGGAAGATGCGAACAGTACTCATGGCAGTGACCTGGGAGTTGATAATCCGTTCCGAATTGACAAAGGAGGCTTTTCAGACTCCAGCGATCTG GTGAGGGATTGGCACATAAAAATAGCGCCCATGCTGGAAGTAGCTCACGAAAGGCAGAATTTCAAATTTGAAGATTTGGGAACCGAGATCATCGAAACGTGTCAGCAGCGCCATGGCAGAGCTACACTGGCCGATGTGATGCGGGGCAAAGATAATACCACCATGGGTCGGCATTTTTTTGCCTCATTGAAATTG CTCAATGACGGGAATATAGTGCTGAAAAATGTAGATCGTGATAAAAGCAAGCCCATCGACATTTCCGAGTATAAAATGCAACTCATGAGTACGGAGCGCAAACAGGTCCATCCAGAAGATGATATTGGCAATTTGAATGTGGTTAAGACAAAGCCGGCTGCGGATAAGAAACGACTAAAACGCAAGTCAACGGAAGTTGTTCCAGTGACAGCAGAAGCGCATGTGAAAATG GATCTGCAAATGCTGCACTTTTCCCAGCTGTACTGCAAAATTAAGAGGCTCCCAATAGCCATGCAATATTTTAGTTGA